The Ziziphus jujuba cultivar Dongzao chromosome 5, ASM3175591v1 genome segment ATTATGTGTTCTTGTTATGTTGCTTTGTTCTAGCAGCCTTTCTagctttttcttaaataatgagGTATTTTTGTGGGTGATAGTCTCTCCAATATTATTTTAGacaattatttaaaattcatGTGAGAAGCCTCCACCAGTAGGTGTAAACAAGTGGCTTGGAGCCTTCGGTGCTTTGTGAAATCCTTATCTGCAgtgtatttaaaaattcattttatttcagAATGCAATTGCTCTTCTCAAGGTTTTTGCTGTTTCAGAATTTACCTTATgtattagtgtttttttttttttttttttttctccgggTGAATGTGTTAGTGTTTGAGTTCAATGTGAGttataaaagaaattatgtGAAAAACAGTGTGACCTAATTATATGGCTTGTTTCATGCAGGAATGTGCTGctgcttttgtcttttttaaGACTCGCTATGCTGCTGTTGTTGCTTCTCAGGTTCTTCAGTCGTCAAATCCCATGTCATGGGTGACAGACATGGCTCCAGATCCACATGATGTTTATTGGTCCAACCTTTGGATACCATATGGTCAACTGTGGATCCGCAAGATAGCAACGCTTATGGCTGCAATTGCTTTCATGCTAGTGTTTCTTATTCCTGTCACTGTTGTACAAGGCCTGACTCAACTCGAGCAGCTTCAGCAAACATTTCCTTTCCTTAGAGGAATTTTGAAGAAGTAAATATTGCCTAGATGACCAGTTATCATGTTTATTATCTAAGCTATTCTATAATGCTCTGAACTGAACTATCACTATTCTTATCGTGCAGGAAATATTTTAGCCAGTTGGTAACAGGTTACCTACCAAGTGTGATTTTGATTTTAGCATTTTATGCGGTTCCACCAACCATGATGCTATTTTCAGCAGCGGAGGGGTGCATCTCCCGCAGTGGGAGGAAAAAGAGTGCATGCTGCAAAGTCTTGTACTTCACAATCTGGAATGTCTTTTTTGTTAATGTCTTTACAGGGTCTGTTATCCGACAATTGCGTGTATTTTCTAGTGTGAAAGACATACCTGCCCAACTTGCCAATGCAATTCCATTACAGGTGATATGTCTTtcttctaaaatatatttaattaaatatatataaggatTCCCTGATTAtggatttcaattttatttttttatctatgatTATGATTTTGCTAGTTTATGTGCATTTTTAAAGTGCTCATTATTTTATTCTACTGTGATCTGATTTGGATATAGTATCCAACATAAATGATCAATCCTTCTATTATGgatgttaaaaatttatgtttctgTAATTGTTGCCCCTTAATATGAATTTAAAGGGTTATTGATTACTGAATGTAAGGCTCCATAAAGTGtctttttattataaaagaatCCTAATGGTAATATAATTCATTGGTAGGTTTAGTTTATGGTTGGCAGAGGGATACTTCCACCATAGTTTATTTGCGTATTGACTAGGCCAAAAATACAAGAGAGAAGATTCTTGcgaaaataattgtattttgatCTTTATGTTTCCTTAAGGAAGCTTAGAATTTCATTATTAGCTATTAATTATGCTTGTGTATTTGAAATTTTCAGACTAGCTTCTTCATGACCTATGTTTTATCATCTGGTTGGGCAAGCTTGTCATGCGAAGTAATGCAACTATTTCCTCTTCTTTGCAATGTGATTAAAAAGTGGATACTTAGAATCAAGGATGATTCACCTGAGGGCACAATGTCTTTTCCTTACCATACTGAAATGCCAAGAGTCCTACTGTTTGGATTCCTTGGCTTCACCTGTTCCATCTTGGTGCCCCTAATGTTGCCCTTCTTGCTGGTTTACTTTGTACTTGCTTACTTTGTATATCGAAACCAGGTGAGCACTTCCctcttaacctttttttttttttttttgggtcctgtTTTCTTATACGTTCTTATGCCAGTAAATAGAATTTATGCATCTTGTACTTGATCTAAATTTTTTGGTCATGCATCAACTGTCTTGTTTACAACATTTTCAATCTTTGTGCATAAGCAAGTGTTAATagtaaaaattcttttattagcCCATGTTTTGAGACGGATCCATCCCACTAAATAAccaatatacatgtatatatagaagttaaataaatagaaaaaccataaataagtCAAGGCTTGCGTTGGACACATTGACCTTAAGACGAATTACGGCCCATAAAGGTGTTTATGTATAGATGGCGCCCATCTCTTAGGATATAATGATTTCAATCATGTGAAAGTAGCACTCTAAGGCTTCCTATGTTCATAAGTAGGTGTTCCTAGTAACAATTCTTTCACAATGCAACTGTTGACAAATGTTTTCCATCCTATTTTTTCAACTGATTGCTTATTTGATGGTTActtctgtttttctcttttctaataatttcttttcctttcagtGCTTACTATTATCTTTAGGTGGGGGACAATAATTTGCCATTTttcttattgttgttttttctttttttcttttttattttccttgggGTAATTTCAGATACTCAATGTTTATGTTTCAAAATATGAAAGTGGAGGACAGTTTTGGCCCATTGTCCACAATACAACAATCTTCTCATTGGTTTTCATGCAAGTAATTGCTCTTGGGGTTTTTGGACTAAGAAAATCGCCAGTGGCTTCAGGCTTCACCATTCCACTGTTTATTGGTACTCTTCTATTTTATGAGTATTGCCGGCAGCGATTTCTCCCAATATTTAGGAACCATGCTGCAGAGGTAATGATTTAAAATGGGGACTTcagatttgtttgtttttgtttatatccATGCAGTGCTAGTATGTTTGATGAGTGGCCTTTTTACAGATTCTTATTAAGATGGATCGACGAGATGAGCAGTCAGGGAAGATGGAAGAGATTTATCAACAGTTGCGTTCAGCTTATACCCATACAGAAACTTGTAATGACTCACGTAGATCCGAAATATCTAATCATCACGAGAAAGCAGACAGCATTCCAGATCCAGAACATGTGAAGCCAGGTTTGATTCATCCAACGCTTGGGAGAGTTCCTGTATCTGGAATAAGAGATGTAATTGCCTGGTTGTCTTTGCTTTTCACTTTTCAGGGAAAAAACTTGGCCAAATAATTGGAATTGGATCATGGGCTGTCCATCACAGTTTAGAATAGCAGAATTTTACAAGAAGTAAATTGAGCATCTCTTATTTGTACATACTCAACATGTTAATGTGCAAATTCTCATACGCCCGCCATCATGCCGATGGCACTTGAAGAAGGACTGGAGAAAATGTACAGGTAGGTAGTAGGACAAATTAGCAGAAAAATGCAGTGTTGCTTAGGCATACGGATGAGGAACTCTTTCCTATTCAAAAATtcccagattttttttttttttttttttttttttaaaccgtGTGAAGGCAGAACTGGTAGCAGAAATTTTGTACGATACAGACAAAAAACATTGATATTTCATGTAGTGAGCGCGATGAATGATGTTATTAAAACCATTTTTGCACAAGTGATAAGCGTGACAAGAGATACTCTGTTTAAGCAAGAGGCAAGCAGTAGCAAATTCTGCAGAAACCGTATGAGGTGTCTATCCGAGAATAAATAGAGCCAACAATGAGTGGATTATCTAGACGGATTTGTGTCTTAAGAGTCAGCCTAAAAccttaaaataataatctttcttaaatgcaacatACCACAATAATGACCATAgttcaaaaataatactaataacatGTGACGATAATGTCCAcagttcaaaataataataatagttgaatgttcttttgatatataaatggCATCTGTACGTGTGATGAGCTCCCGGCTGGAGGAAAAGTCTGCTGATTCATAACCGAGAGGAGAAGATGTGTATACATCAGCAAACGGTGAAAGATCGAGATCCGAAAAGCTAGAACTTTCCGGCACTAATATAAGTTTCCTAAAAATTTACTGTAGTGACATTATTTTATCAGCCAAAAAATTTAATGTACACAGTTAGAGATACATGTTTGGCAATGACTTTTCATTCATGGCTCGAATGCTTACTATTTTTATCAGATGTAAGAAATGGGTAGGGGCACCTGCAAATCAAAATAACTTAATTAGCAACCGATAATCAACATTAAATAGgataatataatttgtaaaatttttggatACGAAATTAAATATCTTAACGATCCAAGGATTAGGAACAAAACCAAAATGGTGCCGAAGTAGTTTTCATATCGTAAACTTGGttgattatctttttttttttatttcaagtcGTAGATTGTAGATTCCAATACTATAAGTAACAGTCAAATccggattttgaatttttatttataaagtaGATTGAATTATCCCTCAAATCTGGTAAATCCGAAGTATTGATTTCCAAAATTCTCTGATTCCATAACAAACAAAAGCT includes the following:
- the LOC107420635 gene encoding CSC1-like protein RXW8 isoform X1, with product MELSALLTSAGINTAICTILLSLYSILRKQPSNVSVYFGRRLASGRYRQKDPFSLERFVPSPSWILKAWETTEEELLTIGGLDAVAFLRIIVFSIRIFSISAVVCCFIVLPVNYYGKMIHHQHIPRESLEAFTILNVPEGSKWLWCHCLALYIITCAACILLYLEYKSIAKMRLDHIDGSPPKPSHFTVLVRAIPWNPDESYSDSVEKFFTDYHASGYLSHQMVQRSGTVQKLMSDAEKMCRIFKAATGEHSCRQGLMRCGFCGGPPNSFKILSSEPDSVRGKSLGDLDLARRKECAAAFVFFKTRYAAVVASQVLQSSNPMSWVTDMAPDPHDVYWSNLWIPYGQLWIRKIATLMAAIAFMLVFLIPVTVVQGLTQLEQLQQTFPFLRGILKKKYFSQLVTGYLPSVILILAFYAVPPTMMLFSAAEGCISRSGRKKSACCKVLYFTIWNVFFVNVFTGSVIRQLRVFSSVKDIPAQLANAIPLQTSFFMTYVLSSGWASLSCEVMQLFPLLCNVIKKWILRIKDDSPEGTMSFPYHTEMPRVLLFGFLGFTCSILVPLMLPFLLVYFVLAYFVYRNQILNVYVSKYESGGQFWPIVHNTTIFSLVFMQVIALGVFGLRKSPVASGFTIPLFIGTLLFYEYCRQRFLPIFRNHAAEILIKMDRRDEQSGKMEEIYQQLRSAYTHTETCNDSRRSEISNHHEKADSIPDPEHVKPGLIHPTLGRVPVSGIRDVIAWLSLLFTFQGKNLAK
- the LOC107420635 gene encoding CSC1-like protein RXW8 isoform X2 translates to MELSALLTSAGINTAICTILLSLYSILRKQPSNVSVYFGRRLASGRYRQKDPFSLERFVPSPSWILKAWETTEEELLTIGGLDAVAFLRIIVFSIRIFSISAVVCCFIVLPVNYYGKMIHHQHIPRESLEAFTILNVPEGSKWLWCHCLALYIITCAACILLYLEYKSIAKMRLDHIDGSPPKPSHFTVLVRAIPWNPDESYSDSVEKFFTDYHASGYLSHQMVQRSGTVQKLMSDAEKMCRIFKAATGEHSCRQGLMRCGFCGGPPNSFKILSSEPDSVRGKSLGDLDLARRKECAAAFVFFKTRYAAVVASQVLQSSNPMSWVTDMAPDPHDVYWSNLWIPYGQLWIRKIATLMAAIAFMLVFLIPVTVVQGLTQLEQLQQTFPFLRGILKKKYFSQLVTGYLPSVILILAFYAVPPTMMLFSAAEGCISRSGRKKSACCKVLYFTIWNVFFVNVFTGSVIRQLRVFSSVKDIPAQLANAIPLQTSFFMTYVLSSGWASLSCEVMQLFPLLCNVIKKWILRIKDDSPEGTMSFPYHTEMPRVLLFGFLGFTCSILVPLMLPFLLVYFVLAYFVYRNQILNVYVSKYESGGQFWPIVHNTTIFSLVFMQVIALGVFGLRKSPVASGFTIPLFIGTLLFYEYCRQRFLPIFRNHAAEILIKMDRRDEQSGKMEEIYQQLRSAYTHTETCNDSRRSEISNHHEKADSIPDPEHVKPGKKLGQIIGIGSWAVHHSLE
- the LOC107420635 gene encoding CSC1-like protein RXW8 isoform X3, with amino-acid sequence MELSALLTSAGINTAICTILLSLYSILRKQPSNVSVYFGRRLASGRYRQKDPFSLERFVPSPSWILKAWETTEEELLTIGGLDAVAFLRIIVFSIRIFSISAVVCCFIVLPVNYYGKMIHHQHIPRESLEAFTILNVPEGSKWLWCHCLALYIITCAACILLYLEYKSIAKMRLDHIDGSPPKPSHFTVLVRAIPWNPDESYSDSVEKFFTDYHASGYLSHQMVQRSGTVQKLMSDAEKMCRIFKAATGEHSCRQGLMRCGFCGGPPNSFKILSSEPDSVRGKSLGDLDLARRKVLQSSNPMSWVTDMAPDPHDVYWSNLWIPYGQLWIRKIATLMAAIAFMLVFLIPVTVVQGLTQLEQLQQTFPFLRGILKKKYFSQLVTGYLPSVILILAFYAVPPTMMLFSAAEGCISRSGRKKSACCKVLYFTIWNVFFVNVFTGSVIRQLRVFSSVKDIPAQLANAIPLQTSFFMTYVLSSGWASLSCEVMQLFPLLCNVIKKWILRIKDDSPEGTMSFPYHTEMPRVLLFGFLGFTCSILVPLMLPFLLVYFVLAYFVYRNQILNVYVSKYESGGQFWPIVHNTTIFSLVFMQVIALGVFGLRKSPVASGFTIPLFIGTLLFYEYCRQRFLPIFRNHAAEILIKMDRRDEQSGKMEEIYQQLRSAYTHTETCNDSRRSEISNHHEKADSIPDPEHVKPGLIHPTLGRVPVSGIRDVIAWLSLLFTFQGKNLAK